From the Paludibacterium paludis genome, one window contains:
- a CDS encoding CZB domain-containing protein, protein MASLGSITEKMAGVIGTSAHMSFVETVKFDHIIFKLQVYKAMLGFIELAPEDLVDHHQCRLGKWYFAGRGHQECQGHPAFARIDAPHADVHRLAREALTAFQSAEYEKARDLLARLETASDAVTDALEALEAQPCGAAR, encoded by the coding sequence ATGGCTTCGCTCGGCTCGATCACCGAGAAAATGGCCGGCGTTATTGGCACCTCGGCGCACATGAGTTTCGTTGAAACCGTCAAATTCGACCATATCATCTTCAAACTCCAGGTGTACAAGGCCATGCTGGGTTTCATCGAGCTGGCGCCCGAAGACCTGGTCGATCATCACCAGTGCCGGCTTGGCAAATGGTACTTCGCCGGGCGTGGGCATCAGGAGTGCCAGGGTCATCCGGCGTTTGCCCGCATCGACGCGCCGCACGCCGATGTGCACCGGCTCGCCAGGGAGGCGCTGACAGCCTTCCAGTCCGCCGAATACGAAAAGGCAAGGGATCTGCTGGCCCGACTCGAAACTGCTTCGGATGCCGTGACCGACGCCCTCGAGGCGCTGGAAGCCCAGCCGTGCGGCGCCGCGCGCTAA
- a CDS encoding molybdopterin-dependent oxidoreductase, which yields MDLLRRSLLVAAFCLPLSVSAFTVKLIPSVTGHILLDERNARALGVATITTATQWTAAAHRWSGLPLSTLLDRYGRMARHVRVRALNDYEVSIPAEEIRRYAPVLATQMDSRPIAVRDKGPVILVWPFDRYEAVNQRQRYHDWAVWHVSEIVFQ from the coding sequence ATGGATCTCCTACGTCGTTCCTTGTTGGTCGCCGCGTTCTGTTTGCCGCTGAGCGTGTCGGCTTTCACCGTAAAACTGATTCCGTCGGTGACCGGCCACATTCTGCTGGATGAGCGGAATGCGCGTGCTTTGGGGGTGGCGACGATCACCACCGCCACGCAATGGACCGCCGCGGCCCATCGCTGGTCCGGTTTGCCTCTGTCGACGTTGCTCGACCGCTATGGCCGCATGGCGCGCCATGTGCGCGTGCGCGCTCTTAACGATTACGAGGTCAGCATTCCCGCCGAGGAGATTCGCCGTTACGCGCCGGTTCTGGCGACGCAAATGGACAGCCGGCCCATCGCCGTCAGGGACAAGGGGCCTGTCATTCTGGTCTGGCCGTTCGATCGCTACGAAGCGGTCAATCAGCGCCAACGCTACCATGACTGGGCGGTCTGGCATGTCAGCGAGATTGTCTTCCAATGA
- a CDS encoding ShET2/EspL2 family type III secretion system effector toxin has product MPTATTIANAIGNRIAAGERRSCPGSTTRLGGTVTGVGMASHIPQRPAAPVAIANSPRPLPVVMARPGNGVRSSGQAAVAGEPRALTPLQDAIRHGSRQMILRELDQELAGGNASIDQRLARYEAALASGNRDHIKALVLLGLANENRIPKPASAATDKPASVDKSRPYITKGDARINLNGRVTFENRKDPIYCRHLSLAYLSGVPREKLKAFSSAQGIRKHAPYSMEAMHNEVINGSAENHLIVNNRLNIFLQHEFLAMKETGNAIRKYILSSLGHSLGMILECKKSDYVIRVYDPNVTSTDMRVRVHALNDLPESLQPFLKYYWQYFKTEDDHSLAFRLSEQGSPMTNVRRHVTIHYGESKDKLPASRLLLWAKSII; this is encoded by the coding sequence ATGCCGACCGCCACTACAATCGCCAATGCCATCGGCAACAGAATAGCCGCCGGGGAACGACGCTCTTGTCCCGGTTCCACTACTCGCCTTGGCGGAACGGTGACCGGCGTCGGAATGGCCTCTCACATTCCGCAGAGACCCGCTGCGCCCGTTGCGATCGCCAATTCGCCAAGACCGTTGCCGGTCGTCATGGCGAGGCCGGGAAATGGCGTGCGGAGTTCAGGCCAGGCAGCCGTTGCCGGCGAGCCGCGGGCATTGACTCCCTTGCAGGACGCAATACGACACGGTTCTCGCCAGATGATCTTGCGGGAACTGGATCAAGAGCTGGCTGGCGGCAATGCCAGCATCGACCAGCGCTTGGCCCGCTACGAGGCCGCGCTGGCCTCGGGCAATCGCGACCACATCAAGGCGCTGGTGTTATTGGGACTGGCGAACGAAAACCGCATTCCCAAGCCTGCCTCAGCGGCAACGGACAAACCCGCCTCTGTCGACAAAAGCCGTCCGTACATCACCAAGGGCGACGCCAGGATCAACCTGAACGGTCGCGTCACCTTCGAAAACCGCAAAGACCCGATCTATTGCCGGCATCTGAGCCTGGCTTACTTGTCAGGTGTGCCGCGTGAGAAGTTGAAAGCCTTCTCTTCCGCACAAGGAATTCGCAAACACGCGCCCTATAGTATGGAAGCGATGCATAACGAAGTTATTAATGGCTCAGCGGAAAATCATCTCATTGTGAACAATAGGCTGAATATATTTTTACAGCATGAATTTTTGGCCATGAAGGAAACCGGGAATGCCATTCGCAAATACATACTGAGTTCGCTGGGGCATTCGTTAGGGATGATTTTGGAATGCAAGAAATCGGATTATGTCATTAGAGTTTACGATCCAAACGTGACATCGACAGATATGCGCGTTCGTGTGCATGCATTGAATGATCTTCCGGAGTCACTTCAGCCATTCTTAAAGTATTATTGGCAGTACTTTAAGACTGAGGATGATCACAGCCTAGCATTTCGGCTCAGCGAACAGGGTAGCCCAATGACCAATGTTCGGCGCCACGTGACCATACATTATGGCGAATCGAAGGATAAATTACCTGCAAGTCGTTTGCTGCTATGGGCCAAAAGTATCATATGA